The following DNA comes from Scyliorhinus canicula chromosome 26, sScyCan1.1, whole genome shotgun sequence.
tggccatgctgaattgcccctttaaaaaaaaacaattaaactgATTGTGGTTAATTTTGACTTCAGACAGCACAAAATTGGTTCAGACACCCATTAAACACCTTTGCCAATCTTTATTCTCAGTGAAGTTAGAAGATATGTTTACAGGTGTTCAAGCAAAAATCATGTGCTTTGCACTTTTGTCAGAAATCAAAATTGCCTTTGCCCAGTCTTAAAATTAATTTTTGGCAGTTTGGACAAAAATTCAGGAACACTCAAATGGCTATCACACTATTGCTTCATTTCAAACGCACAAGAGACATGTGCTTTAGCTACAAATAGCTTGTTTAAAATTGGGGAAAAATCAACTTAATAGGAGATGATCAACACAAAAATAAAGATTTGAATGTGCTTAGGATGTACTTAGCACCGTGGTtaccactgttccttcactgcgccatgaatccgggttcgattctcggcttgcctgtgagagtctgcacgttctccccatgtccgtgtgggtttcctccgggtgctccggtttcctgccacaagtcccggaagacgtccttgttaggtgaattccctaacaggcgccatagtgtggcgactagggcattttcacagtaacttcaatgaagtgttaatgtaagtctatttgtgacaataataaagattattattcttattgttGCAGGGTATGCAGGAAGGGAGGGGTTTATTTCCTGCTGCCGTGGTTGGCTTGTGTACTTCTAGTAATGTTTATGTTGCAAATGCCTTCAataaactgttttaaaaaaataaaattatagaTCAGGGTGCAATTGCACTCCGATTACTAAATTGTGGTTACCATAAGACAGGTAGGATACAACAGCTGTTGAGAAATATACAGGAGAGCAACCTGAATGATTGAGATAGAGTAATAGCATTTATGAAAATTGGGAATGTTCTCACAAAACATATATTTATAGAGCACCTTTGTAATAAAACATCCTAAGGTGCTTTGTGTTGATAGAGTTCAAGGCAGTTGACAAAATTAAAACCAAGACACAGAGCTTTTCTTCACTGTGAGAGTTTAATGACATTGTTCGTCCTCCAGCTCTTTTATCACACAGCCAGTGTCCCAGCTGTCCACTATTTTTCTGTGATCAAGTACTTATGCCATTTGCCTGTGTATCTTACAAATATAATGACAATACCAAAAACATTTCAAAGAAGCATTGCAGACCAAAATATAATATTGAGCCACATGAGGAAATTGAAGGTCAAATGACCAACAGCTTAATCAGTGTGAgcctgggaagggtgctctttcggagggtctgcagactcaatgggttgaatggtctcctcctgcactgtggtgACTGATGATCACAACCCAGCAGCCCTCCATTGTCAGCAGCACAAATGGTAGTGGCCTGTCAAAGCCCAAGGGAGAGGCTTTGGATTGCTGAGGAACCCAGACCACTGATGAATGAGGGGAGGATGGGGATCTCAGAGAGAGGGTGACCAGCTGGTGGGGGCGAGGGGGTTGGAAGAAAGGCAGGGGGTGGTTTTCAGcaggcccccctccccatctttaCTGACGCtgggtccctcaatcaggcacttGAGTGACTGGGACCCAACTGGAAGGCTGCAAGCAAATCGACAGGGTTTCCTGTCGGTCCCCAATGGCAAATGCTGGATTTTGATTtgggtttattatcacgtgtaccgaggtacagtgaaaagtattgttctgcgtacagtacaggcagattgttccagacATGACAAACATAAGACATACAAAAAATAATGCTGTGCAGATGAGTCTCCGAAGTGGGGATTCATTCCCCACTCAGGTGGTCACAATAAGCATCCATGAGCTGTCTCTCCCTGGAAttaattgggtggaagtgaggagatGAAGATACTTACCTTGCACCCTGCTGTTTGATCAAATCCCGCTTCCAGACTTGTTTCCATGACCTTCtgaagggtgtcccctctcccagaTCTCTTCAGCCTCCCTGCGATCTTTCTTCTTTGGAATGCTTCCTAGCTGTGGCATACTGCTGCAGGCCTACTCACCTTATTGCCTCTCAGCTTGGCATGATAATGATCCCACCACAGGTTCACCTACGGAAACCTTGTTAGGAAACCTTGTTGGGAAATGGATCAAAAATAGTAACAAGGTGCTGACTTTGGGACCGCTAAACTGTCCACTGTCCCAATAATCCTCATCTCTCTGTAAATATTGGAGCCATTATTTCAGTGAGTGGTAGGCAAATTGTACAGGATATGGTGAAAGTAATTACCATTGATGTGTTCAAATGcacatttgggcagcagggtagcacagtgggtagcacaatcgcttcacagctccagggtcccaggtttgattccagcttgggtcactgtctgtgcggagtctgcacaccctccccgtgtgtgcgtgggtttcctctgggtgctccggtttcctcccacagtccaaagatgtgcaggttaggtggattggccatgataaattgctcttcgtgtccaaaattgcccttagtgttgggtggggttactgcattatggggagagggtggaggtgttgaccttgggtaggatgctctttccaagagccggtgcagactcgatgggccgaatggcctccttctgcactgtaaattctatctaaatACATTTCCTTCAGAAAACAGCACTTTGGGGTACAATATTTAATTAATTTACGACATGACACGTGATAAGTGCAGCAAGCCTGGGACCAAATGGTGATTTTGAACCTGTTTCAAAGCTCTCCATCAGTGGAATCATGTCTGGCTTGAGTTTACAGTCAACAAATCCATGGCTATTGTATCGTGCCACTATTGGGACCCGACAAGAAACCTTTGGCCTTTGCTGTTCCAGGATCCCCACCCTGATGTATCCATATCTGCCTCCTGTTCCCTCTGGTTTCTGATTGTAGCCTCCGGCCAGCATGATTTTCGTGTCCAGGCAGCTACTTGCAGCTGACATCATGGCTGTTTTGGTCAGGAGGTTGACAAACAGCATGCAAATTACTTCTTATCTGTGGGTGACAGCAGGCAGAAATGGCCAATTTTCATAATCAGATTTTACCTacatatgaaaaaaaaacatattccTTGGAGGCTTCTCCAAACAAAATGGACAGTATTCATGCTTTCTTCCCTGGTTGACATCTGCCGAAAACTGACTTGGAGATAATACTGGAGCCATAACTTCTCACAATGAGCTCAGCAAGGGTGAAGCCGGAAGTTACGAGGGCGAAGATTACTCACAATGGAAGAGTTTGGACTCGCTGTTTTATCAGCAGAGTAAGGATGAACTGCATTTCCAGAAGAATTAATTTTGGAGGCACATACGCACACAAGAGTAACACTAACCTCTGCAGTGTCGACTGCATTGGGAAGGTAATCTGATGAGTGGTGAAGAACACCAAATCAGCTCGTGCAATTAATGATTAAAACTCTTGTCATGGATTTACAGGCCTTCGGTTGCATTGATCAGAACCGTGATGGAATAATTAGTAAACAGGACCTGAAGGAGACCTATGTGCAGCTGGGTAAGTGAACAGGTCTGTTAATTCTTGCTGGTAGTTTCCAGATATTGACAATCCATATAATTTCAGTATCAAAGCATTTACTGAGATCGGCTATGCCTGGCATTTAACAGTAGGATCGGAAAGGCTACCTTTGGAAAGGAATGTTGGAATTGGTCTGTATGACTGGTGTTAATTGGTTTCTGCCTCCATAGACCAATTAGATTGCTCAAGGTAGACACtcagccatttaaaaaatatataaaaatagggagattATATGAATATTAATCTGTACAAATATATTTGTAGGTAAATTGAATACGAAGGATGAAGAATTGGAGGAAATGTTGAAAGAAGGGAAGGGGCCCATGAATTTCACAGTGTTCCTTAGTCTCTTTGGAGAAAAACTGAATGGTAAGAACATGGCAACAATCTTACAACGGCTGGTCATTCATTTACCTTATTTACATTGTTAATGGATCCCAATTCTCAGAACTGCTTTCCTCTTATAATAGTGGAAAGATTTCTTACTGCTTGTTTTGTATCCGCTTTGCACAGTGGTGATGGTTGCTGTACTATCATGAGGCTCATAGTTGGTAGgtgctcttgcctctgagtcCCTCAACCAGCATCACTGAGACAGATAACCTGGTCATTACTACATGatggtttgtgggatcttgccgtctgcaaattggctgtcacatttcccaTATTCCATTGCAGTGACTACAcatcaaaagcacttcattggctgtaaaatattttgggcatgtcctttggtgtgtaaatgcaagtttttatttTTCAATATCACACCTTACAACAGATGTGCTAATAAGTGCTGTTGCAAGCCAGAGCAATCAATTTGCAGCTTATTTTATCTCTACTGCAGGATCCGACCCAGAAGAAACCATTTTGAATGCCTTCAAATTGTTTGATCCCCAAGGAACAGGGCATGTCAACAAGGATGAGTGAGTAACAAAGCCATTGAAACAGGAAGTCGAGAAAGCCTTTCAGGTGGATATGCAGCTGATAGCTGCTCCCGAAATAGTGTGTGAATTAGCTTCATATAGGACATTTACTGATAGTGTTCTTAATCCAATCATCATAGTTGCTTCTTTCTCTTGGTTGTCTTACACCTTCCCATTCTTCAGCGGAAGGAACTGACTTGTGCGGAGACACGGCCCCAACAGGGTTCATGATTACACTTGCTGTGTCGCGGTTTGGGATGCAGGTGCTTTGAAGCATGGTCGCATAGAAGTAATATTACTGGTAATTCAGACATCTGCATTGATGATCTCGAGATCTGAGATCCATCATGACAGTTGGGGAATTTAACTTCAGTtaacttattttaaaaattggaaataaaacaTCAGCATCAGTATTGATTGTTAACAGGATCCACGCCGGTTGGTGAAGTAAAAACTAAAACACAGGACCTTTCCTTGAGCGGGTTTATTCACTTCGTATGGTATCAAtagtcctcaccctcacccagtgTTTCAGCTATCTCCTACATATGTTTAtatattattatgggccagggtttagagaaccccaaagtatatcatggagttcacctgacccacaactttaaatagattttggttatggggagcacaagggcccactttacaggtgtgatgcagcagagagctaaagtatgtttaaaacaaaacaatgtttattctatgaatccagctaacattttataaacatacagtaaacagtttatcaacgaccaatcctgaccaccccccaaaagatacagtactctatagataacccttgatgactttccaaacaacatccacaagttaaacccttttaaaataaagacagcaggtttacatTCTCTACAGAAAAAGGTGTTACTTTGAAATCAAGtgatctttagattgcagagagggaTCCTAACATCTTCTTgctgtgaatgcagctctccaattctgaaaacgaaaccaaaaacacactgcagctgccagctcaaaaacaaaagtaaaagacagacagaccagctccacccactgacatcactgcagctatttgaaaaacatccatttcttaaaggtacacccacctgacaatatataTATGTTCAAATATCCATGACCTGTTTCCTTTAACTATGTAATTGACATTAAaaaacattcacactgcaattggGAAGGCACTGTCATTGATGACTATGCAACTACAagattgtcgtaaaatcccaaACAATGTACTTTACTGAAGGTATGGAAGGTGCTCTTTAAATACTAGTTATTTCTTTCTTTGTTCACCAACAGAAAATAAAGTTCAGGCTGATTGAATTTAGTGCAGTTTAACTAATTATGGATTCACTGAAGATCAGTCCATGCCGTCCAGTCCAAACCATTTATGATTCAATTTGGCAAAACATTAAAATCCTGCTCAGCCGCAATTTAACAGGTTGCATATTTTTTGTTGCTTTCATAGATTTAAGACACTACTGATGTCACAGGCTGATAAATTCAGTGCAGAGGAGGTAAGGTTTTACTCTGAAAAAAACTATATTATGTGTGAGATTGCTGATATTCAACAAGTTTTGCCAGTGCACTGAAGTGGAACCAGACCAAACCTGTAGCAGTTGAATCTGGGGTGGAACTAAACAATTCAGGGATTATGCCCAGAGAATATTAACCATGGGGCTGCAAAGTAAGACTGTATCAAAGATGACTGATGGCTTTACTGAGTAAAATTCACTCCTGGGTAACTGAGTTCTCTGAAATGAGTTTAATTGCCTATTTGCAGTGTACAGTTCTGACTGACCACTCACCTGGTGGAACTATGCCCAGCAATACTGGTTGGTGCTCAGCACAGGAATGATGAACCATCAATGGGTGTTTCACCTGTGGGAAATAATTTTGATAGAATGCAAAAGAGTGTTAAACTTGTGTagaacactggttcagcctcaactgaaCTGTcaggttctggtcaccacacttcaggacagatgtgaaggcattagagagagtgcagaaacgaTTCACAAAATAGCTCCAGGAATGAGGAACATCAGCGATAGATGAGAatggttgggactgttttcctgggAAAAGAGGTTGAGCGGAGATTTGAGAGGATCATGAGGGACGGAGGAAAGAAGGAACAACTTCCCATTTTTGGCAAGCTCGAGAAttcaggtaattggcaaaagaagcaatggagacatgAGGAAAAGCGTTCTCACGCAGCAGGTAAATgggttctggaatgcactgccatagAGTGCACAACAGGCATTTAAGAGGGAACTGGATTATTATCagaaaaggaaaaatgtgcagggttcTGGGAAGTAAAAGAGGGTGTGGCAGgaggtaaattgctccttcagagggcctgCGCAGAAATGATGGGCCAAACGGTCTCCTTCTGGTCTGTAACCGTTCTGTGATTCTGGGCGGTTCTTGTTACATTATGAGCTGAAACGTCAGTGAGGACCGACCTTCCAATGGATGGTCCTCAACCAGTGAGGAATGAACCTTCAATGTTCGGGTTTTTAGTTGGGAATTTAAAATTTATTGATATGGAAAGAAACTAAGGGAGTGGGGTTGGAACATGCACAGTATGATGGGACTGTTGTTTATTCATTCTGCATCATCAAAACAAATGTAATGCAGTAAAGGGCTTGTAAAACTGAACAAATCCTTCTCAAAAAATGTGTGCGACCATTTCAGCTTAAATAATATCTCTGTCCCTCTTGGTCCTTTCTACCCACAGGTGCAGCAGATGTTTGCTGTGACTCCTATTGATGTTGCAGGAAACATCGACTATAAGTCTCTCTGTTACATCATCACACATGGCGATGAGAAGGAAGAGGCATAATTAGAAAGCAGTTTGAAAGCAGGGATTTGTTGTCATCAATTAAAACATTAGCGATAATGATTGTATGATTCAGCATTAAATTAAACATGGCTTCTCTCTGTGGACAACTTATCCTTCGATGTCAGCTAATTACGACTGCTTACGCGAGCTCTGTTTTCCAGGTATGGCCACCATTATTCTTTTTGTTCATGCTATTTTGCCTCCTTCCCTCTTCTGAAGATGTTGTCTCCTCACTGGAATGTGCTTAGTTGAGTCAATATTTCTGGGTTTTTGTCCATGATTCCTGTGTCAGCCAAGATTGAAGCTGCTGACTGGATATTCTGTAACTGAGGAGTGATCCTAttcacacacacgtgcacacttTATTTGGAAGACACTGGATAGTATTGAGGAGAAGAGGCCTGTCTGATCTTTCCTTTCTGAACTCTGCAGTGTGAATGCTATTCAGCAGAGGCAGCTATTGAAGTCTTCAAACACTATGCCACTCAATGACTGACTGAATAAACACTCTATACCGTTCGGCaagcaaatatatattttttgatgGCTTAATCGTGATCAGACAATCTTACCTCAGTGACAACTTCCACTTGTTTTGCAGTTTCAGGTCCCTCATGCTGTTTCTGCATTTCTATTAAGCGGTGTGGCATTACTGTAaatctaaagaaattcagcaataAAGTCAATTCATCTCAGCATCTTCTCTCCAGTTAACGGGGTTGTCTCCATGTGTGCAAATGCTTTTTGTTGTTGTCTTGGACAACCAACTCTCAGAGGAATGCTCATTGGTATCTTTATTATGTAGAATGGTATTGTTacgccaccctgggcaagtgcgctgtcaattccagccccatattcctcagtcacaacacaagtgaattaaccaataattcttataaaaata
Coding sequences within:
- the myl7 gene encoding myosin regulatory light chain 2, atrial isoform isoform X1, which codes for MASRKAARGKASSKQNQRSSSNVFSMFEQSQIQEFKEAFGCIDQNRDGIISKQDLKETYVQLGKLNTKDEELEEMLKEGKGPMNFTVFLSLFGEKLNGSDPEETILNAFKLFDPQGTGHVNKDEFKTLLMSQADKFSAEEVQQMFAVTPIDVAGNIDYKSLCYIITHGDEKEEA